The window GTCAAATTTGATGACAATGCGAGCTTGGTTAAAGCCTTAAAATCTGCGCCGCGTCGAATCATCGAGTGGACATTTGTCAAGTCGTAATAAGTTTCCTACGCCTTACTCATATCTTCGAGCAGAAGGTATCAATTTAACTGTATTTTTATATCAAAATAGTAGCTAGCAAGAGGAACCAACATAAGTAAATTACTTTCTCTTGCTATTTTTTTAGCATCTTATCGCTTTGACTTGAAGTACTAAGAGTACAATCCGATACTGCTCATGATCAGTAAGTGATTGAAAATAAGCGTAACTTAGAGGCTGTTGATAGTTGATAGCTCAACAATTCACGATTAACTATAAAAATGCAGATTCCAATTATTGATTTTCAGCCATTCACTGAAGGCGATTCAGCAACACGACAAGCTGTAGCACAACAGATTTATCAAGCTTGTCATGAAATCGGATTTATGTATCTCAAAAATCCAGGAATATCTCCGCAGCAGATTGAAGCTTTATTCAATCAGTCAAAGTTTTTTTTCAATCTCCCTTTAGAAGTCAAGCAGCAGTTAGCTTGGAGTGATAAAGTCAGTAATCGCGGTTATGTCGGAGTTGAAAGAGAACGCCTCGATCCTGATAAACCTGGAGATCTCAAAGAGGCATTCAATGTCGGTAAAGAAGTCAAAAGTTATGATGTTGCTCCTGGCATGATAGTTAATAAATGGCTTCCTGATCAAGAAGATTTTCAAAGTGATGTTTTAGCTTTTTGGGATACTTGTTGCCAAGTTACAGAGCAAGTTTTACAAGCATTTGCGATCGCCCTACAAGTACCAGAAGACTTTTTTGCCACAAAGCACGATCAACAAAATCATACATTACGACTTTTGCATTATCCACCAATAGCAAAACTACCAAAATTAGGGCAAGTCCGTGCGGGGGCACATTCTGACTATGGCAGTATTACACTTTTATTTCAAGATCAAATTGGAGGATTAGAAGTCCAAACCAAAGACAGCGAGTGGATTTTAGCACCAGCAATTCCTGATACAGTTGTCGTCAACACAGGAGATTTGATGCAGCGGTGGACAAATCATGTTTTCTGTTCTACCAAACATCGAGTTATGATTCCAACAGATGAACGGATAGAGCGATCGCGCTATTCTGTTGCCTTCTTCTGTCATCCAAACCATGATGCAGAGATTGCTTGTCTTCCTTGTTGTAGTTTAGAAAATCCAGCAATTTATCCACCAATTTCTGCTGGAGATCATTTACTTAGCCGCCTGCAAGCAACTTATTAGGTGTGTGCTTGATGAGAATCAATAGACGCGATCGCCGCAAGTTTTGGCAGTTTTAACAACAGCAATAATAGTAACCCCTGCACTACCAGCATATTAGTGACAAGAAAGAAAGTCGCCTCTTCAATTGGCAATCCGAACAACTGTAACCCCGTCGTATACATCTCAGAAATTTGCCAAATTCCGTCACCAATTGCAATTCGGTCAATTACCCATAAATACAATGTTGGAACAACAGTAGCAATTAACCAGATGCGTTGCATTGCAAACAATGTTGCTGCACCTATTACCCATTGTAGCGTTAATACAGGCGCAGCCCAAGCGAGAATAAGTCCTAAATATACCGTCGAGGGCGATCGTAGCATCAAAAATCCAGCAAGACTTAACGATACTCCAATTACGAGTAATAGCACTCGCAAAAATGGAGAAGTATTTTCTTGAATTGGCTCTTTGTAACGTGCTAGCAGCCAGTAAAGCCATAATCCTGTCAGAATGCATTGCAAAATGAAAAACAAATACTCTTCAATTGGTACATAGCCAATTGTGCCTAAAACGCGATCGCTACCATATCCCCATACTTTCCGCCAAACTAAATAATTGTCCCAAGGTGTTGTATAAACAAAGGCAACAATAGCAATTAAAGGTAATCCCAACCACGCCCTACGCCCGCCAACACCTGCAAGTGGTTGTGGCTGTCTCCATGCGAGAAACAAAATCGGGGGAAGCACAAACAATAAATGAAAGACAAAATAGCTCATAACTTTGGCGTGATTGGATAAAATGCAAGCAGCGCTTGCTAATCAAATAGTATGTACCATTGATTGAGTTGAGC of the Gloeocapsopsis sp. IPPAS B-1203 genome contains:
- a CDS encoding 2-oxoglutarate and iron-dependent oxygenase domain-containing protein, producing MQIPIIDFQPFTEGDSATRQAVAQQIYQACHEIGFMYLKNPGISPQQIEALFNQSKFFFNLPLEVKQQLAWSDKVSNRGYVGVERERLDPDKPGDLKEAFNVGKEVKSYDVAPGMIVNKWLPDQEDFQSDVLAFWDTCCQVTEQVLQAFAIALQVPEDFFATKHDQQNHTLRLLHYPPIAKLPKLGQVRAGAHSDYGSITLLFQDQIGGLEVQTKDSEWILAPAIPDTVVVNTGDLMQRWTNHVFCSTKHRVMIPTDERIERSRYSVAFFCHPNHDAEIACLPCCSLENPAIYPPISAGDHLLSRLQATY
- a CDS encoding lycopene cyclase domain-containing protein → MSYFVFHLLFVLPPILFLAWRQPQPLAGVGGRRAWLGLPLIAIVAFVYTTPWDNYLVWRKVWGYGSDRVLGTIGYVPIEEYLFFILQCILTGLWLYWLLARYKEPIQENTSPFLRVLLLVIGVSLSLAGFLMLRSPSTVYLGLILAWAAPVLTLQWVIGAATLFAMQRIWLIATVVPTLYLWVIDRIAIGDGIWQISEMYTTGLQLFGLPIEEATFFLVTNMLVVQGLLLLLLLKLPKLAAIASIDSHQAHT